atcaAAAAAAGATGTTTCTATGATTGTaattatatagacaaaaataataagccACAGAATAGGTATCAAACAAGTAATTACTTGTTATTACTTATTTGAGTCAccttatactattattttttagatcTTAGTAAGTTGGTGAATTTTGATATTAGCCATACTTTCACTTTGCCGTTgaacaacaacaaaattattGATGTTTTTGTTCATACATTACATgttaaacaacattttataatgTCATGGACAACAATAGAGCTAATTTTTAGATAATAACATTATGAAATATGTCTTGACTTTCTACATATTGCAACGATTTTTTACCATCTTTGTCTACCGCCACACATTTCTTATTGTCGCCTCTCATGTAAAAATCTGCCTGTTCGTCTAATGCTCGTTTcgattttctgaaaaaaaaaaacatttatataacaaagtGCTACATATAATGACACATATTATGGACATACGTAAAAGGAAATAGACGTTCTAGTAGACTTTCAGGCAGCTGAGGTATTGCTGACAATAGGTATAACTTCAATCTGTCTCTGTACCAAACTTCAGTAAGTTAAAAaggctttcgcatttataatattaggaataTAGTAcccatttcataaattttcaaTGCACTGGTACcatgaaaatcaaaattatcatataatacatatagacCTATAGataattaaactggctcactcaatctTTTCACTGGCACAAAGCTATATAccttatattatcattatataatagaaatgaTAATGTGGCAATAACAACTACTAAAGAAAGCATTAGTACATCCGAAGTCAGCACATCAGTTACCTCTATTACCTAAATGTCACgcccaatttattatatatacaagatGCCTAACACAAAATCTGTGATGGCCCAATGAGAGTAATCAGAGAACCTAAACTAAACTTAATATATGAAGTTTGTACTTTAAATGTTTCtcattaagataaaataaaaatgtttcaaaaatatatacttataggGTTCCTCAGCAATAGCCTTTGTGAACTGAGCGATGGTAAGAGCCACTTCATTTGGAGTGTTCACTATTATTGTGTCGCAATTCGCACTCACTAACAGATCTGAAATTGAGTAATAACGTCAAAGAGCTTGTTAAGTTATGTGTAGGCGAGCTGGGCAAGTACAAGGCACGAGCATACATACCCCCTTAGTAAATCATATAAATCAAGATCTTTATCAAATGAAAGccattcttatttaaattattcatatcagAGATTCATATTACATATGGCATCATTATGACAACCTTCTCAACTTACTATAAGAAAGATATAATTCAACAATGTATTTTAatctctttaaaatataaagtagtcAATTTTCAGTTATGTCTTTTTACTAATCAAAGCAAAACAATCACACCTGTTATAGCTTTCTCCAGATCAATTTCGGTTATAAGTTTCTGCCTGCTGTTTGCTGTCTTACGACCAGACGTTCTGCAAAAATAATAagcaaaaaataagtaaaaggaatgacatatgttaatatattttttttttaagtttttcatGACTACTATAAATAGCAAATTAATGTAACTCAATGAAAACTATTTCACTTATATCCACATTTTAGTTATATAAAGTAAACCTTTTAAGTGaactacttttaattaattcatacaatattataagcttAATTTATACTGAACACAAGGATTACagcttaaaaaatacttatatgatATAGTCTTAACATTTCGTAACTATTTACTTGAAATATTCCTTAACACCAAACAGTACTAGGGTAAGTTCGCAACCCGCCAACTCCTTGACTCTACGCACATTATCTGCGAGAGTGTGCGATGCGACCAGACTCTCCACATCTACAGCCGTTTGTATGTAGAGACCGTGAGAACATCTCTGCTTGGAGGGTGTCAGTTGTACctagaaatacaaaaaagtttGCATTACTCAACAAATACAGCTTGTAATAAGAGTACAGCTCTGAGCTAGAGGAGTGCCCAGTATGTTAGGTATCAAGAAGCACCGAGAAAAAACAGTTACTCTTTTCTGATGATTTCTATGACTTGTGATTTACAAGTATTTACATAGAAATCTATTTTCCTtacttttttccttttattaatgtattactGTAACCAACTGAGTTAAACTAATTAGGGCCTAGGCAGGTGCTGGCAAAAAGACTACTTCGAACATTTCCAAATTACTGCTCGGCATGGAACACCAAACCTTGGATACCCACTTAAGTAACCAGTATCAAAGTCCGATACACAAGGTCAAAAGAAAAGGTAAACTAAGTTGTATAGGGATTTTGTAATTGGAACCTAGCTATCATTTCCTGTATACCATTATACTTCATATCATATCTTACCACTCCATCGTTGCTCGTCAATGTTGGTGGTACTGTTCTGTTCCACAGCACAAGTGCAGTATCACACAGTGTGGAGGAAGTCTTCAGCCGTGCTCCACATGCACTCACCTCTCGTTGTATGTCTGCACAAAACCAGGTCTCGAGCAGTACTGGATGAATTTCTACAGTCATGtgctagaaatatttaataaatataacaattaattaatatctaatttattaagtCTAATGAGActagtttagtttattattagcttaacttaattgtaaaatggcgattcaaaagtgcttgtaaaagcctacttgaattatgtttattttgatttgatttgatttttattttaccctgcttcataaaaagtaattgaaattgtaaaaatagtattttcatattcttttaGTTCATAGTTCAAGTTTTAGTTGTAACATTCTTtgcttaaaacataaaattgctTAATGTTAGCCTTTGTCAAGAAGCCATAAGATTAGAAGAGTTCATTTAATACAATACTATAGTGTATATATTACTTGACATATAAAAGTGGATCCACTAACttacatatcaatattatttatatttaattatctaacCTTAATGCACTCTCcaggtttaaatattttattagcattttGGGCTGCTTTTCTTTCTTCAGCCAACTGTTTCTTTAAAGCATGCCTTTCTTTTGCTGTGGTTTTCTTAACTTCACGGTCAACACagtctgtaaaaatataaatataaatattcttgaaTCTTTAAATTTGGCATAGAAATACTCAGTCTGGAATATAAtataggataattttgtctcaGAACACAGTACACTtgcaatataaattacttaatctatgcatacatttgtttaaaaatatatttcttaccaTTTTTTCTTCCCCGCTTTTTGTTAGAGCTACAACTAACACCACTTGATGATACAGATTGTTCAATGTCTGTCCCtagaataataaacaaaaataatagtttgaAATATAAGATTAGCAACATGAAATAGTTTTGTAATTGAGAGATTTATTAAAGAGAAGAAATATCACAAACACAAGTAATATacttagtaatataaatatataagttatgatttttattgtgatttacttatttaaaccTTTTTACTCTATATCATAAACAATAAAGGAGATAAAGTTGGAGTTGTAGTTAATAGTACTTACCTGactttttactaattttttcGGAGTCATCGCTAATTCCACTTGCGGAAAAATATGGTTCTACCTCCTCTGTAAatcattattcataaataaaaccatataataacatattgtattattagATTGATTTTGTAAACCGGTTTCTAGtagtagtattaataaatataacgtcTAAATTTTACCTTCTAAATCTATTACCGTTGAAGGCACTGTCGGCGACCAATACACTGGTTCT
The Vanessa cardui chromosome 10, ilVanCard2.1, whole genome shotgun sequence genome window above contains:
- the LOC124532907 gene encoding crossover junction endonuclease EME1; translated protein: MDIDTIDLSCEDTEPVYWSPTVPSTVIDLEEEVEPYFSASGISDDSEKISKKSGTDIEQSVSSSGVSCSSNKKRGRKNDCVDREVKKTTAKERHALKKQLAEERKAAQNANKIFKPGECIKHMTVEIHPVLLETWFCADIQREVSACGARLKTSSTLCDTALVLWNRTVPPTLTSNDGVVQLTPSKQRCSHGLYIQTAVDVESLVASHTLADNVRRVKELAGCELTLVLFGVKEYFKTSGRKTANSRQKLITEIDLEKAITDLLVSANCDTIIVNTPNEVALTIAQFTKAIAEEPYKKSKRALDEQADFYMRGDNKKCVAVDKDGNGLSRLWQQMIAILPLSSLETSRALCAQYKTPLALYESLQTPTGVTELANVGVARAGVPGSKARRIGPEFARKLHTLFTAEDGNTLLD